One window of Medicago truncatula cultivar Jemalong A17 chromosome 2, MtrunA17r5.0-ANR, whole genome shotgun sequence genomic DNA carries:
- the LOC25487287 gene encoding uncharacterized protein, with amino-acid sequence METEKHHRTTSNNSSTSELFVCFTSRLSSSSMKLSSKSILSPSRSRDQPQISLSSSLSRRLKSNGSMKGGQASPMFPTGGKKRGCGFENPEPSSPKVTCIGQVRVKTKKQGKKMRSRSKRRGEASFRRGGGEGTNPDLTRQNSQSLYQNHQSLQQECLKHRNQRWVHLPLTICEALREFSCFFPCRSSCMSNERDKEEKGSLEGRRGVRSSGEHSREGSCGAAFARWLVAYQDGDGKGREIEVMVEHHDEMEMVMDDEDDGGREKGGERSYSQRRHIFEDLDIDLVDEKIQEEFGGEVEEDEEKGRVSICVPPKNALLLMRCRSDPVKMAALANRFWESPLHKEQDQVEEHHQIEDVEQAQDEDSVDVEHEVEQEVEQGYNIEMEQVEEETKQVVEVERVSQVDSICESETQGSEENNEIESKINEEVDEVANEDEVGNGNVIDDDDKVETFPCVLVDLLHADLEKPETEETHQREDEEKQESSELSSSSSSSSPETFIASSEQENYEAEAEEKVSTEEEETTHQEPDPEVGLVVLPEQENGSKKEERERETLPECLLLMMCEPKLSMEVSKETWVCSTDFIRWLPERPTGKPAGVEKKVTVESSSSTKPKVKVKPAHPPLMQPPRSSCCLPVTGAGMSMATMIEQKLVGCSKSRNGYEPFVLTRCKSEPMRSATKLAPEASCFWNNRKLEPHPPPATLGVGAPAGVGF; translated from the coding sequence atggaaaCAGAAAAACATCATCGTACAACAAGTAACAATAGTAGCACAAGTGAACTCTTTGTTTGTTTCACTTCACGTTTATCTTCTTCATCAATGAAGCTTTCATCAAAATCTATCTTAAGCCCTAGCCGTAGTAGAGACCAACCTCAGATATCACTCTCATCTTCCTTAAGCAGAAGATTAAAGAGCAACGGTAGCATGAAAGGTGGTCAAGCTTCACCAATGTTTCCAACAGGTGGAAAGAAAAGAGGGTGTGGTTTTGAGAATCCAGAGCCTTCATCACCTAAAGTAACTTGCATTGGACAAGTTAGAGTGAAGACAAAGAAACAAGGGAAGAAAATGAGGTCAAGGTCAAAGAGAAGAGGTGAAGCTAGTTTTAGAAGAGGTGGTGGTGAAGGAACAAATCCAGATCTAACTAGACAGAATAGTCAAAGTTTGtatcaaaatcatcaaagttTGCAACAAGAGTGTTTGAAACATAGGAATCAAAGATGGGTTCATTTGCCTTTGACAATATGTGAAGCTTTGAGAGAGTTTAGTTGCTTTTTTCCTTGTAGGTCTTCTTGTATGTCAAATGAAAGAGACAAAGAGGAAAAGGGTAGcttagaaggaagaagaggagtaAGATCTAGTGGTGAACATAGTAGAGAAGGTTCATGTGGAGCTGCATTTGCAAGATGGTTGGTGGCTTATCAAGATGGTGATGGAAAAGGAAGAGAGATTGAAGTGATGGTGGAGCATCATGATGAGATGGAGATGGTAATGGATGATGAGGATGATGGTGGAAGAGAGAAAGGTGGTGAAAGGAGTTATAGTCAAAGGAGACATATTTTTGAAGATCTTGATATTGATTTGGTTGATGAAAAGATACAAGAAGAGTTTGGTGGTGAagtagaagaagatgaagagaaagGTAGAGTTAGTATTTGTGTTCCACCAAAGAATGCTCTTTTGTTGATGAGGTGTAGATCTGATCCTGTTAAAATGGCTGCTTTAGCTAACCGTTTTTGGGAATCACCTCTTCACAAAGAACAAGACCAAGTTGAAGAACATCATCAAATTGAAGATGTAGAACAAGCACAAGATGAGGATAGTGTAGATGTGGAACATGAAGTGGAACAAGAAGTAGAACAAGGTTACAACATTGAAATGGAGCAAgttgaagaagaaacaaaacaagTAGTAGAAGTTGAAAGAGTATCACAAGTAGATAGCATTTGTGAAAGTGAAACACAAGGTAGTGAGGAAAACAATGaaattgaaagtaaaataaacGAAGAAGTTGATGAAGTAGCCAATGAAGATGAAGTTGGTAATGGAAATgtcattgatgatgatgataaagtTGAAACCTTTCCATGTGTTTTAGTTGATTTACTTCATGCAGATCTTGAAAAACCAGAAACAGAAGAAACCCATcaaagagaagatgaagaaaaacaagaaagttcagaactttcttcttcatcttcctcttcttcaccTGAAACTTTCATAGCTTCTTCAGAACAAGAAAACTATGAAGCAGAAGCAGAAGAAAAAGTGTCAacagaggaagaagaaacaaccCATCAAGAACCCGACCCGGAAGTAGGTCTTGTCGTGTTACCGGAGCAAGAGAATGGgtcaaagaaagaagagagagaaagagaaacatTGCCAGAATGCTTGTTACTGATGATGTGTGAACCTAAACTTTCAATGGAAGTATCAAAGGAAACATGGGTATGCAGCACTGATTTTATCCGGTGGTTACCGGAGAGACCCACCGGAAAACCCGCCGGAGTGGAGAAAAAGGTCACCGTGGAATCATCTTCATCTACAAAGCCGAAAGTTAAAGTGAAGCCTGCTCATCCGCCGTTGATGCAGCCGCCGAGGTCTTCATGTTGTTTGCCGGTGACCGGTGCCGGAATGTCTATGGCGACTATGATTGAACAGAAGTTGGTGGGTTGTTCAAAATCTCGTAATGGGTATGAGCCGTTTGTTCTCACACGCTGTAAGTCGGAGCCGATGAGGTCGGCGACGAAGCTTGCGCCGGAGGCTTCTTGTTTTTGGAATAACCGGAAACTTGAGCCGCATCCTCCTCCGGCGACCCTTGGTGTCGGAGCTCCGGCTGGTGttgggttttag
- the LOC25487288 gene encoding uncharacterized protein, whose amino-acid sequence MLQSKCHHLPIPLLLTHNHNHLFKPSLLPFLHTTKPTSSFSISVIPSLSTSSSSLTDGPIEIPYDSTPSLLSSTDDPSFIQIAASLLLTGAISVLLFRSFRRRAKRLKQTQFRSSGEKSVKEEALETLKAMGTASIETTKGPPSPVQTFLGAISAGVISLILYKFATIIEAGLSRQTISDDFSARQITITVRTIINGLTYLATFIFGLNSLGLLLYSGQLALKSFTGDSIEKETENKSADQSSLSNLSVETRINDAELSGRNEEQSSNDAQ is encoded by the exons ATGTTGCAGTCCAAGTGCCACCACCTTCCCATACCACTCTTACTAACACACAACCATAACCATCTCTTTAAaccctctcttctcccttttctccataCAACAAAACccacttcttctttttcaatttcagtcattccttctctttcaacatcatcatcatcactcaCAGATGGACCCATTGAAATCCCATATGATTCTActccttctcttctctcttccacTGACGACCCTTCTTTCATCCAAATCGCTGCCAGTCTTCTCCTCACCGGTGCTATCTCCGTCCTCCTCTTCCGCTCCTTCCGCCGCAGGGCTAAACGTCTCAAACAAACG CAATTCAGGTCTTCTGGAGAGAAGTCAGTAAAGGAAGAAGCATTGGAGACTTTGAAAGCTATGGGGACTGCTTCAATAGAGACTACTAAAGGTCCACCTTCACCTGTTCAAACATTTCTCGGGGCAATATCAGCTGGtgttatttctcttattttgtaTAAGTTCGCCACCATCATCGAGGCGGGTCTGAGCCGACAAACAATTTCAGATGATTTCTCT GCCCGCCAGATAACAATCACCGTAAG GACGATAATAAACGGCTTGACCTACCTTGCTACATTTATTTTTGGCCTGAACTCCCTTGGTCTATTACTTTATTCTGGCCAACTTGCCCTCAAATCTTTTACAGGAGATTCAATTGAAAAGGAAACTGAAAACAAAAGCGCTGATCAGTCtagtttatcaaatttatccGTTGAGACTCGCATAAATGACGCTGAATTGAGCGGCAGGAATGAAGAACAAAGTTCCAATGATGCACAGTAG